In the genome of Xylanibacillus composti, the window CAGATCGCCGTGAATTTCATCGGAGACGATCTTCACGCCTTTGCGCACACAGAGCTCTCCAATCGCTTGGAGTTCTTCCTTCGTCCACACTCTTCCGCCAGGGTTGTGCGGATTGCAAAGCAAAAGCACCTTCGTCTTCTCGTCAAGCTTGCGCTCCAAGTCTTCCAGATCAAAAGTGAACCGATTATTCTCAAGCTTCAACGGATTGTTCACAATCTCGCGGCCATTCATGCGAATCACATCAAAAAACGGGTAGTACACCGGCGCCTGAAGCACGATTTTGTCACCAGGCTCGCTCAAAATCTCAATGCTGAGACTAAGGGCTGTCACCACGCCCGGGCTGGAACTGATCCAACTCTTCTCAATGTTCCAGCCATGGCGACGGCGCTGCCAATCCACTATGGCCTCGAAGTAGCTGTCCGTTCGAAAGGTATAGCCATAGTAACCATGACGGGCACGCTCCACCATAGCTTCCACGACCTCAGGCGGCGCTTGAAAGTCCATGTCCGCTACCCACATCGGCAGAATATCCGGGTCGCCGAACAGCGCTCCCGACTGATCCCATTTATATGAAGCCGTTCCTCTGCGCTCAGGCAGCTTGTCAAAATCATAGGTACGCATTGCTCACTTCACTCCGTTCTATCATTTGCCTCGTTAGTCTGCACGCATGTTTGCTGCTGCTATCACTATACCATAGATCGCCAACGTGACGAAAATGCGCGCATATAAAACGCTTTCATGCCGAAGAGCATATCGAAGCATTTAGCAGGGATTGTATGAATATCCGGGCTAATCTGGCCCAACGCCCTTTATTCATAAATATTTCTTATATATGCGCGAATACCACCTTTCAGAAATGCGTCCATCTCCCCTATAATTTAAATTGGTGCTCTTCTCAAGCACATCCCCTATTCCTTGCCTGCCTCCTCTCGCTGCACACAATCAAGTCGCCTTCATTCCGGATTTGAACTATTTATTTGCCAACATTATAAAAGGAGGGATTGGTTTTATGGCGCAACCAAGGTATGTGACCAATATTGACAAGCTGACACAAATACCCGAGGATGAGCGCGCAAAGCTGAAAACCATCACAGAAAAATTCGTATTTCGTGTGAATGACTATTACCTGAATCTCATCAATTGGCAGGATCCGAACGATCCCATAAAAAAGCTCATCATTCCCAATGAGGAAGAGCTTGATGAATATGGGCGCTGGGATGCTTCCGATGAGGATACGAACTATGTTGTGCCGGGCTGCCAACACAAGTACAGAACAACT includes:
- a CDS encoding MalY/PatB family protein; the protein is MRTYDFDKLPERRGTASYKWDQSGALFGDPDILPMWVADMDFQAPPEVVEAMVERARHGYYGYTFRTDSYFEAIVDWQRRRHGWNIEKSWISSSPGVVTALSLSIEILSEPGDKIVLQAPVYYPFFDVIRMNGREIVNNPLKLENNRFTFDLEDLERKLDEKTKVLLLCNPHNPGGRVWTKEELQAIGELCVRKGVKIVSDEIHGDLIYRGYKHVPMASVSEEIADHTITCTAPSKTFNLPGLQTSTVIISNSELRRKYNHRLKALSIHMEGYFGATAVEVCYTRGEPWLEQCIDYLQGNLDELIQFVEDQLPQVKVIRPEGTYLVWLDCRAIAEDARTLKEIMYKEAKVAFNEGSTYGKEGEGFLRVNIACPRSLMREGLRRFAEAVRNREAGQ